In Nostoc edaphicum CCNP1411, a genomic segment contains:
- a CDS encoding ABC transporter ATP-binding protein, translated as MNDAILTTHNLTIGYKTSRKTVRCVASDISVSLQAGELVCLLGPNGAGKSTLLRSLAGMQPPISGEVRLLGENIYKLAPQELAKRLSLVLTEKVDVGMLSAYTLVSLGRYPYTDWWGNLTPEDEAIVTWAIKSVGAVHLAQRQVSELSDGERQKIMIARALAQSPIVMLLDEPTAFLDLPRRVEIMQLLRQLARETNQAILLSTHDLDLALRLADKVWLLTANGILHVGAPEDLVLSGAFADTFESEGVEFDVASGEFHLHTSHKEEINVIGEGIATIWTIRALERVGFLVNRSAKSFTVEDTTQTQISVEVISNSAQVFWRITNNKTVYTHHSLYTLIKFLDCLYQGQGFG; from the coding sequence ATGAATGATGCGATTTTAACAACTCACAATTTGACTATTGGTTATAAGACATCCCGAAAAACTGTTCGGTGTGTTGCGTCTGATATTTCTGTATCTCTGCAAGCTGGGGAACTTGTTTGCTTACTCGGCCCCAATGGTGCAGGTAAATCTACATTACTGCGATCGCTCGCCGGAATGCAACCCCCAATATCAGGTGAAGTGCGACTCTTGGGAGAAAATATTTACAAGTTAGCACCACAAGAATTAGCCAAACGTCTGAGTTTGGTACTCACCGAGAAAGTTGATGTCGGAATGCTATCAGCTTACACCTTGGTGAGCTTGGGGCGATATCCTTACACTGATTGGTGGGGAAATTTGACACCCGAAGATGAAGCTATAGTAACTTGGGCAATAAAATCTGTAGGAGCAGTACACTTAGCACAACGCCAAGTTAGCGAATTAAGTGATGGTGAACGCCAAAAAATTATGATTGCGCGTGCTTTGGCTCAGTCGCCTATTGTGATGTTACTTGATGAGCCAACAGCATTTTTAGATTTACCGCGACGGGTGGAAATTATGCAATTATTGCGTCAGTTAGCACGAGAAACGAATCAAGCGATTCTCCTTTCTACCCACGATTTAGATTTAGCTTTGCGTCTTGCTGATAAGGTTTGGCTATTAACAGCTAATGGTATTTTACACGTTGGCGCACCGGAAGATTTGGTGTTAAGTGGTGCATTTGCTGATACTTTCGAGAGTGAAGGTGTAGAGTTCGATGTTGCTTCTGGAGAATTTCATCTCCATACATCCCACAAGGAAGAAATTAATGTAATAGGTGAGGGAATTGCAACTATATGGACTATTCGTGCTTTGGAAAGAGTGGGATTCTTGGTTAATCGAAGTGCAAAGTCTTTTACTGTAGAAGATACGACGCAAACACAAATCTCAGTAGAAGTTATATCAAACTCTGCACAAGTTTTTTGGCGAATCACAAACAATAAGACTGTTTACACTCATCATTCATTGTATACACTGATTAAATTTTTGGATTGTTTATATCAGGGTCAGGGTTTTGGTTAA
- a CDS encoding AIPR family protein, translated as MPKTWNIKIDNYFQANPNCIIATAHVDSFPIDLPLEPNIREPNRKSATYRQIFDSLTTEPVKFFSRHSGIVLSANKTKPVKNKTELELEVLEANEGGSDGIINGGHTVLAFEQAKNYNYNLTEARVKVTIHIGLTEESAKDIALASNTTTPVDSRSKVNARGDYKFIKQYLAQLERAEDRKFRIAYYQNQSGAPRNAQCNVTHLLKLLYCLDRNKYNPDGNKRTKHPAGMSLPSNITDAERERLTALLPLLTHALWIEQRLYEIIQDHISNPRRKGANDLASIDIRKTTLLPDSKYSFGFGAPTDLALPIIASYRVFLDKDYKWILPFNEFAEDFLQHLWTNYFRKYLVSEKTAGNTVGTKISRNQEIWESLYISAQSYLNQHLVKMVNSSKQEESKVTQGTKGRVQAGKK; from the coding sequence ATGCCCAAGACTTGGAACATCAAGATAGATAACTATTTTCAAGCCAACCCCAATTGCATCATCGCCACCGCCCATGTAGACAGCTTCCCTATAGACCTGCCGCTAGAACCGAACATCCGGGAACCGAACCGTAAAAGCGCGACCTACAGACAAATCTTCGACTCACTGACCACCGAACCTGTAAAATTCTTCTCTCGCCACAGTGGAATCGTTCTGTCAGCCAATAAAACTAAACCTGTCAAGAACAAAACTGAACTAGAGCTAGAAGTCTTAGAAGCTAACGAGGGTGGCAGCGACGGCATTATTAACGGAGGACATACAGTTTTAGCTTTTGAGCAAGCTAAAAATTACAACTACAATTTAACCGAAGCTAGGGTAAAAGTTACGATTCACATCGGGCTGACTGAAGAATCAGCCAAAGATATAGCCCTAGCAAGTAATACTACAACGCCAGTAGATTCTCGCTCCAAAGTCAACGCTAGGGGTGATTACAAATTCATCAAGCAGTATTTAGCCCAGTTAGAGAGAGCAGAAGATAGAAAATTCCGCATTGCCTATTACCAAAACCAAAGCGGCGCTCCCAGAAATGCCCAGTGCAATGTCACCCATTTGCTCAAGCTCCTTTACTGCCTCGACAGGAATAAATACAACCCCGACGGCAATAAACGAACCAAACACCCAGCAGGGATGAGTCTTCCAAGTAACATCACAGATGCAGAAAGGGAACGGTTAACTGCTTTACTGCCTCTCCTAACTCATGCTTTGTGGATAGAGCAAAGACTCTATGAAATTATCCAAGACCATATCAGCAACCCCAGAAGAAAGGGTGCCAACGATTTAGCATCAATAGATATACGTAAAACTACGTTGTTGCCTGATAGCAAATACTCTTTCGGGTTTGGTGCGCCAACTGACCTAGCATTACCGATAATTGCGTCCTATCGGGTATTTTTGGATAAGGACTATAAATGGATTCTGCCGTTTAACGAATTCGCCGAAGATTTTCTCCAACACCTGTGGACTAACTACTTCCGTAAATACTTGGTGTCGGAGAAAACAGCAGGAAATACAGTCGGCACAAAAATAAGTCGCAATCAAGAGATTTGGGAAAGTTTGTATATCTCAGCGCAGAGTTATCTAAATCAGCACTTGGTGAAAATGGTTAACTCTAGTAAGCAAGAAGAATCGAAGGTTACACAAGGTACAAAAGGGCGTGTGCAAGCAGGTAAGAAATAA
- a CDS encoding toxin-antitoxin system TumE family protein: MLIEDYFQQIRILIESSEIVKIFNLETEKRGIYEGFIRAKLEFKDNSLLHLREFIYVEISPDRKMYSYQYMNSENNLIFRYDNTEHHRKLNLTTFPHHKHDGSEDNIVKSDAPFLAEILKEIEKILV; the protein is encoded by the coding sequence TTGTTGATTGAAGATTATTTTCAGCAAATTCGGATTTTAATCGAATCCTCAGAAATAGTTAAAATATTTAATTTAGAAACTGAAAAAAGAGGAATATATGAAGGTTTTATCAGAGCCAAGCTCGAATTTAAAGATAATTCGTTGCTGCATCTGAGGGAATTTATCTATGTTGAAATATCCCCAGATAGAAAAATGTATAGTTATCAATATATGAACTCAGAGAATAATCTAATTTTTCGCTATGACAATACAGAACATCACCGAAAATTAAATCTGACTACTTTCCCTCATCATAAACATGATGGGAGTGAGGATAATATCGTTAAATCAGATGCTCCTTTTTTAGCTGAGATCCTAAAAGAAATTGAGAAAATATTAGTATAA